In the Vespa crabro chromosome 10, iyVesCrab1.2, whole genome shotgun sequence genome, one interval contains:
- the LOC124427734 gene encoding protein fem-1 homolog CG6966 isoform X2 codes for MACRNGHYDVAEYLIVKCGADIEQPGSVVFDGETIEGAPPLWCAAAAGHIELVKLLVQRGANVNSTTKTNSTPLRAACFDGHYEIIRFLVKNGADIEMANRHGHTCLMIACYRGHIDIVKLLLAWNADVNRKSVRGNTALHDCAESGSLEILKLLVQHGAQMDVDSFGMTPLLAAAVTGNTDIVEYLIGIPEIIKREERIDALELLGATYVDKRRDMVGALNFWKRAMDDRYQSDVVISKPSPLPLIAAYDFAQEICEPEQLDELLADPDEMRMQALVIRERILGPAHPDTSYYIRYRGAVYADAGKFDRCIELWNYALDMQQGMLEPLNPMTQSSFFSFAELFSFMIGEEGRQTSRGRRVPPVDRQEILRIFLKAIEEVRLGKQLLDKIPLRDRDVTSLNRILLITLHLACLMTRDMPTEGTYEYVAIHKAIYDLVRINAKGKEDRDALQLIHSDDVALVGRYPVCKFHSPHLTTALLKVGADVNSRDRNGNTALHWVAMSLPWRPDLAVALLDANAHIDTVNRDKKTFKSLLRNKQNYYSISPLKYITLSCLAAKVIRRWCNDEKIDEVVPGHLQEFVKMH; via the exons TTGTTTTTGATGGCGAAACCATAGAAGGTGCGCCACCATTGTGGTGTGCAGCAGCAGCCGGTCACATCGAACTAGTGAAATTGCTAGTACAACGAGGGGCGAACGTAAATTCGACGACGAAAACAAATTCGACGCCATTAAGGGCTGCTTGTTTTGATGGacattatgaaattattagatTCTTGGTCAAGAACGGTGcag ACATAGAAATGGCGAATCGTCATGGGCACACGTGTTTGATGATAGCATGCTACAGAGGCCATATCGACATTGTTAAGTTATTATTAGCTTGGAACGCAGACGTCAATAGAAAATCAGTCAGAGGTAACACTGCGTTACACGATTGTGCAGAAAGTGGATCCTTAGAAATCCTTAAATTGCTCGTTCAACACGGTGCTCAAATGGACGTTGATTCTTTTGGTATGACACCACTTCTGGCAGCAGCGGTAACAG GCAACACCGATATCGTGGAATATCTAATTGGAATTcctgaaataataaaacgcgAAGAACGCATAGACGCATTGGAACTTTTAGGTGCAACATATGTCGATAAGAGAAGGGACATGGTCGGTGCTCTTAATTTTTGGAAACGCGCCATGGACGATAg ATATCAAAGCGACGTTGTAATATCAAAACCATCGCCTCTACCCCTAATAGCGGCCTATGACTTTGCTCAAGAAATATGCGAACCAGAACAACTGGATGAGCTATTGGCAGACCCAGACGAAATGCGTATGCAGGCATTAGTAATTAGAGAAAGAATTCTGGGTCCGGCACATCCAGATACAAGTTACTATATTCGCTACAGAGGAGCGGTCTATGCCGATGCAGGAAAATTTGATCGATGCATAGAACTATGGAATTATGCGTTGGATATGCAACAGGGAATGCTCGAGCCTTTAAATCCGATGACACAGAGTTCCTTCTTTAGTTTTGCCGAACTCTTCAGCTTCATGATCGGCGAGGAAGGTAGACAAACTAGTAGAGGAAGGAGAGTACCTCCTGTTGACAGACAAGAGATActtcgaatttttttaaagGCT ATAGAAGAAGTTAGATTGGGGAAGCAATTGTTAGATAAAATTCCACTTAGAGATCGCGACGTCACATCTTTAAacagaattttattaataacctTGCATCTAGCTTGTTTGATGACGCGCGATATGCCCACAGAAGGTACATACGAGTATGTGGCCATACATAAAGCTATTTACGACTTGGTTCGAATCAACGCAAAGGGCAAAGAG GATCGTGACGCCTTACAATTAATACATAGCGACGACGTAGCTTTGGTAGGAAGGTATCCGGTCTGCAAATTTCATTCGCCTCACTTGACTACAGCTTTATTGAAAGTTGGGGCTGATGTTAACTCGAGAGATAGGAATGGAAACACTGCTTTACATTGGGTGGCCATGTCGTTACCTTGGCGACCAGACCTTGCCGTAGCGCTTCTCGATGCAAATGCTCATATCGATACCGTTAATAGAGATAAGAAAACCTTTAAAAGTTTATTACGCAACAAACAAAACTATTACTCTATCAGCCCGTTAAAATACATCACGTTGTCGTGCTTAGCGGCTAAGGTAATTAGAAGGTGGTGTAACGACGAAAAAATTGATGAAGTCGTGCCCGGACACTTGCAAGAGTTTGTTAAAATGCATTAG
- the LOC124427735 gene encoding myelin expression factor 2 codes for MIKVEETQIPNDDERDRSRERDRNRRSDRQNRINSTSRDRSRERNDRGGRKASDRRIYVSNIPYDFRWQDLKDLFRTEVGKVAHVELFTDENDKPRGCGIVEFEDAESVKIAVEKMHRYDTKGRKLVVKEDFDVERDKYGRLATARNNDRPRDDRFRDPPRQQGGGRQNMPAPSGSGGGGGGGVGGGGGGGGGGGGDNKFGNTYGLSTQFLESLGINGPLVTRVFVANLDYKVDEKKLLEVFKLAGKVLHVELGKDKDGKSRGFGVVEYDHPVESVQAISMLHNQQLYDRRMTVRLDRANEPDMPPKLPEGLKGIGMGLGAGGNRLMDVARNIPSVQANNPPVVNPISAPVLAAGAFGAGLNNVVPAQLASALTNSNAAALQASLAGGLGANLTTSSLLNSSLTNELASNLNSFGGGVGGLSGLQASLAGGQGNNSFAPRGLSKLDNDIGFGGNNAFGSSSFGGGRDFDGGFNRGDGDRVSGGGGAFSGNQGQGGGGNRQNANGSRLMSDTILIGNLPPNTTWQMLRDKFQDVGEVKFAEMRGTDMGMVRFVSEWDAERAVSMMNRSRIDGRTIDVRLY; via the exons ATGATCAAAGTGGAGGA AACACAAATTCCAAATGACGATGAAAGAGATAGGAGCAGAGAACGTGATCGGAATCGACGATCGGATAGACAAAATCGTATCAATTCGACTAGTCGTGATCggagtagagagagaaatgatcgTGGTGGTAGAAAAGCTTCAGATAGAAGAATTTATGTATCAAATATACCATATGACTTTCGATGGCAGGatttgaaagatttatttagAACTGAAGTAGGGAAAGTTGCACATGTCGAACTATTTACGGATGAAAATGATAAGCCCCGTGGTTGCGGTATTGTTGAATTTGAAGATGCGGAATCGGTAAAGATTGCTGTTGAAAAAATGCATCGTTATGACACAAAAGGAAGGAAATTAGTTGTGAAAGAG gACTTTGATGTTGAGCGTGATAAATATGGTCGGCTAGCAACAGCTCGTAATAATGATAGACCAAGAGATGATAGGTTTAGAGATCCTCCTCGTCAGCAAGGAGGTGGTAGACAAAACATGCCAGCACCTAGTggcagtggtggtggtggtggtggtggtgttggtggcggtggtggtggaggtggtggaggcGGTGGTGATAATAAGTTTGGTAATACTTATGGTCTCAGTACACAATTCTTGGAATCTTTAGGCATTAATGGACCTTTGGTTACAAGAGTCTTTGTAGCAAAT TTGGACTATAAAGtggatgaaaagaaattgttgGAAGTATTTAAGTTGGCTGGTAAAGTTTTACATGTTGAATTGGGCAAAGATAAAGATGGAAAGTCTCGTGGCTTTGGAGTCGTAGAATATGATCATCCAGTGGAATCTGTACAAGCTATTTCAATGTTACACAATCAGCAACTTTATGACAGACGAATGACAGTAAGGCTTGATAGAGCAAATGAACCAGATATGCCACCAAAATTACCAGAAg GTTTGAAGGGCATTGGAATGGGATTAGGAGCAGGAGGAAACAGATTAATGGATGTAGCACGAAATATTCCTAGTGTACAAGCCAACAATCCACCGGTTGTAAATCCTATCTCTGCTCCTGTTTTGGCTGCCGGTGCTTTTGGTGCTGGATTAAATAATGTTGTACCTGCACAATTAG CATCTGCATTGACAAATTCAAATGCAGCAGCACTTCAAGCGAGTCTTGCTGGTGGTTTAGGAGCAAACCTAACTACAAGCTCTTTATTGAATTCATCCTTAACAAATGAATTGGCTTCAAATTTGAATAGCTTTGGTGGTGGAGTTGGCGGTTTATCAGGACTACAAGCATCTTTGGCTGGTGGTCAAGGAAATAATTCTTTTGCACCAAGAGGTTTATCTAAATTAGATAACGATATAGGATTTGGTGGCAACAATGCTTTTGGAAGTTCATCCTTTGGTGGTGGCAGAGATTTTGATGGAGGCTTCAACAGAGGGGATGGCGATCGTGTATCTGGTGGAGGTGGTGCATTCTCCGGCAATCAAGGACAAGGTGGAGGTGGTAACAGACAAAATGCTAACGGTTCTCGGCTGATGTCAGATACCATTCTTATAGGAAAT TTACCTCCTAATACTACGTGGCAAATGTTACGTGATAAATTTCAAGATGTTGGTGAGGTCAAGTTTGCAGAAATGAGAGGTACAGATATGGGAATGGTACGATTCGTCTCTGAGTGGGATGCGGAGCGAGCAGTGT cGATGATGAATCGGTCACGTATCGATGGCAGGACAATCGACGTACGCTTGTACTAA
- the LOC124427738 gene encoding probable isocitrate dehydrogenase [NAD] subunit alpha, mitochondrial, producing MAAQWIRKAISPKIGNVRFCSNLRKCTLIPGDGIGPEISIAVQKIFDAAKVPIEWESVDVTPVKGPDGKFGIPQAAIDSVNRNKIGLKGPLMTPIGKGHRSLNLALRKEFNLYANVRPCRSLEGYKTLYDNVDVVTIRENTEGEYSGIEHEIVEGVVQSIKLITEEASSRVADFAFQYAKDNNRKKVTAVHKANIMRMSDGLFLRCCRDAAQKFPSIKFEEKYLDTVCLNMVQDPSQYDVLVMPNLYGDILSDMCAGLVGGLGLTPSGNIGLNGALFESVHGTAPDIAGQDKANPTALLLSSVMMLKYMGLNDHARIIENAAYDTIKEAKYLTGDLGGTAKCSEYTNEICKRVSAQTK from the exons ATGGCAGCCCAGTGGATACGAAAAGCA ATCTCACCAAAAATTGGCAATGTACGCTTCTGCAGTAATCTTCGTAAATGTACCCTTATACCAGGAGACGGAATTGGCCCAGAAATATCCATTGCTGTGCAAAAGATTTTTGATGCTGCGAAG GTACCAATAGAATGGGAATCAGTGGATGTAACACCTGTTAAAGGTCCAGATGGAAAATTTGGCATTCCACAAGCTGCTATTGATTCggttaatagaaataaaattggtTTAAAGGGACCTCTTATGACTCCAATAGGAAAAGGTCACAGATCTTTAAACCTTGCATTAAGAAA aGAATTCAATTTATATGCTAATGTACGACCATGTCGTTCTTTGGAAGGATATAAAACATTGTACGATAATGTAGATGTAGTAACAATCAGAGAAAATACAGAAGGAGAATATTCAGGTATAGAACATGAGATTGTAGAAGGTGTTGTACAaagtattaaattaatcaCGGAAGAAGCATCTAGTAGAGTAGCAGATTTTGCTTTTCAATATgctaaggataataatagaaaaaag GTAACCGCAGTACATAAAGCAAATATTATGCGTATGTCTGACGGGTTATTTCTTAGATGTTGTCGGGATGCTGCTCAAAAATTCCCAAGCATaaaattcgaagaaaagtATTTGGATACAGTGTGCTTAAATATGGTACAAGATCCAAGTCAATACGACGTTCTTGTCATGCCCAACCTTTATGGTGATATCCTATCGGATATGTGTGCTGGACTTGTAGGCGGTCTTGGACTTACTCCTAGTGGAAATATTGGCCTTAATGGTGCTCTCTTTGAATCG gTGCATGGAACTGCACCAGACATTGCGGGTCAAGATAAAGCTAATCCTACagcgttgttattatcgtctgtAATGATGTTAAAATATATGGGATTAAACGATCATGCGCGAATTATAGAAAATGCTGCATATGACACTATCAAAGAAGCCAAATATTTGACTGGTGATCTTGGAGGAACTGCAAAATGCAGCGAATATACTAATGAAATTTGCAAAAGAGTTTCTgcacaaacaaaataa